One Takifugu rubripes chromosome 19, fTakRub1.2, whole genome shotgun sequence genomic window carries:
- the LOC101073854 gene encoding retinoic acid receptor gamma-A isoform X5 encodes MLGLKRDMFDCMEALGLAPRPLYDVSGQGSCMLAKATPYFSGLDPFAWAGTSSIQSVETQSTSSEEMVPSSPSPPPPPRIYKPCFVCQDKSSGYHYGVSSCEGCKGFFRRSIQKNMVYTCHRDKNCQINKVTRNRCQYCRLQKCFEVGMSKEAVRNDRNKKKKDVKEEVVLPENYELSGELEELVNKVSKAHQETFPSLCQLGKYTTNSSSDHRVQLDLGLWDKFSELSTKCIIKIVEFAKRLPGFTTLTIADQITLLKSACLDILMLRICTRYTPEQDTMTFSDGLTLNRTQMHNAGFGPLTDLVFAFAGQLLPLEMDDTETGLLSAICLICGDRMDLEEPEKVDKLQEPLLEALKIYTRRRRPNKPHMFPRMLMKVTDLRGISTKGAERAITLKTEIPGPMPPLIREMLENPEAFEDSSDSGDSASAAAPPAIQAIKQEETTRCESTIEEEEEDEHWDEDKDRSADSDWESCGEAVVDLQKQGKPQ; translated from the exons atgctgggattgaAGAGGGACATGTTTGACTGTATGGAGGCTCTGGGGTTGGCCCCGAGGCCCCTCTATGATGTGTCCGGGCAGGGATCCTGCATGCTCGCCAAAGCCACCCCTTACTTCTCTGGCCTGGATCCCTTCGCCTGGGCCGGAACTAGCAGCATTCAGT CGGTGGAGACCCAGAGCACCAGCTCGGAGGAGATGGTGcccagctccccctcccctcctccgccGCCCCGCATCTACAAACCGTGCTTCGTGTGCCAGGACAAGTCCTCCGGTTATCACTACGGCGTTAGCTCCTGCGAGGGCTGCAAG GGTTTCTTTCGCCGCAGTATTCAGAAGAACATGGTTTACACCTGCCACCGTGACAAAAACTGTCAGATCAACAAAGTGACTCGAAACCGCTGCCAGTACTGCCGCCTCCAGAAGTGCTTTGAGGTTGGCATGTCCAAAGAAG cTGTGCGTAACgacagaaacaaaaagaagaaggatgtgaaggaggaggtggtgctTCCCGAAAATTACGAGCTGAGTGGAGAACTGGAGGAACTGGTTAATAAAGTCAGCAAAGCTCACCAAGAGACGTTTCCCTCTCTGTGCCAACTGGGAAAATACACCACG AACTCAAGCTCGGACCACAGAGTGCAGCTGGACTTGGGCCTGTGGGATAAGTTCAGCGAGCTGTCCACCAAGTGTATCATAAAGATTGTGGAGTTTGCCAAGCGGCTACCAGGCTTCACCACGCTCACCATCGCAGACCAGATCACCCTTCTCAAATCTGCATGTCTAGATATTCTG ATGCTGAGGATATGTACTCGTTACACCCCAGAACAGGACACAATGACATTCTCAGACGGCCTGACTCTGAACAGGACCCAAATGCATAATGCTGGCTTTGGTCCACTCACAGACCTGGTCTTTGCTTTTGCTGGTCAACTGCTGCCCCTGGAGATGGATGACACAGAGACAGGCTTGCTCAGTGCCATCTGCCTCATCTGTGGAG ACCGTATGGACCTGGAGGAGCCAGAAAAGGTGGACAAGCTGCAGGAGCCCCTGTTAGAGGCGCTGAAGATATACACCCGTCGCAGACGCCCAAACAAGCCTCACATGTTCCCCCGCATGCTGATGAAAGTCACAGACTTGCGAGGAATCAGTACCAAAG GTGCAGAGAGAGCCATCACACTGAAAACAGAGATCCCAGGGCCCATGCCTCCCCTCATCAGGGAGATGTTGGAAAACCCTGAGGCCTTTGAGGACAGCAGCGATTCAGGTGACAGCGCTTCAGCGGCAGCCCCTCCTGCTATTCAGGCTATCAAACAGGAGGAGACTACCAGATGTGAGTCAACtattgaggaggaagaggaagatgagcacTGGGATGAGGACAAAGACCGCAGTGCAGACAGTGACTGGGAGTCATGTGGGGAGGCAGTGGTGGACTTACAGAAACAAGGAAAACCCCAGTGA
- the LOC101073854 gene encoding retinoic acid receptor gamma isoform X3: MATNREHQLHHVTKFSRAMYPFTFNSMRSHSPFDFLASSHLFGQFGADLPKEMAALSVETQSTSSEEMVPSSPSPPPPPRIYKPCFVCQDKSSGYHYGVSSCEGCKFILERMTHHVTTLLYMGFFRRSIQKNMVYTCHRDKNCQINKVTRNRCQYCRLQKCFEVGMSKEAVRNDRNKKKKDVKEEVVLPENYELSGELEELVNKVSKAHQETFPSLCQLGKYTTNSSSDHRVQLDLGLWDKFSELSTKCIIKIVEFAKRLPGFTTLTIADQITLLKSACLDILMLRICTRYTPEQDTMTFSDGLTLNRTQMHNAGFGPLTDLVFAFAGQLLPLEMDDTETGLLSAICLICGDRMDLEEPEKVDKLQEPLLEALKIYTRRRRPNKPHMFPRMLMKVTDLRGISTKGAERAITLKTEIPGPMPPLIREMLENPEAFEDSSDSGDSASAAAPPAIQAIKQEETTRCESTIEEEEEDEHWDEDKDRSADSDWESCGEAVVDLQKQGKPQ, from the exons ATGGCGACCAACAGGGAGCATCAGCTGCATCATGTGACCAAGTTCTCCCGTGCCATGTATCCGTTCACCTTTAACTCCATGCGGAGCCACTCTCCCTTCGACTTCCTGGCCAGCAGCCACCTTTTTGGCCAGTTTGGAGCAGACCTTCCCAAAGAGATGGCTGCTTTGT CGGTGGAGACCCAGAGCACCAGCTCGGAGGAGATGGTGcccagctccccctcccctcctccgccGCCCCGCATCTACAAACCGTGCTTCGTGTGCCAGGACAAGTCCTCCGGTTATCACTACGGCGTTAGCTCCTGCGAGGGCTGCAAG ttcatcctggagagaatgacgcaccacgtgactactctgctgtacatg GGTTTCTTTCGCCGCAGTATTCAGAAGAACATGGTTTACACCTGCCACCGTGACAAAAACTGTCAGATCAACAAAGTGACTCGAAACCGCTGCCAGTACTGCCGCCTCCAGAAGTGCTTTGAGGTTGGCATGTCCAAAGAAG cTGTGCGTAACgacagaaacaaaaagaagaaggatgtgaaggaggaggtggtgctTCCCGAAAATTACGAGCTGAGTGGAGAACTGGAGGAACTGGTTAATAAAGTCAGCAAAGCTCACCAAGAGACGTTTCCCTCTCTGTGCCAACTGGGAAAATACACCACG AACTCAAGCTCGGACCACAGAGTGCAGCTGGACTTGGGCCTGTGGGATAAGTTCAGCGAGCTGTCCACCAAGTGTATCATAAAGATTGTGGAGTTTGCCAAGCGGCTACCAGGCTTCACCACGCTCACCATCGCAGACCAGATCACCCTTCTCAAATCTGCATGTCTAGATATTCTG ATGCTGAGGATATGTACTCGTTACACCCCAGAACAGGACACAATGACATTCTCAGACGGCCTGACTCTGAACAGGACCCAAATGCATAATGCTGGCTTTGGTCCACTCACAGACCTGGTCTTTGCTTTTGCTGGTCAACTGCTGCCCCTGGAGATGGATGACACAGAGACAGGCTTGCTCAGTGCCATCTGCCTCATCTGTGGAG ACCGTATGGACCTGGAGGAGCCAGAAAAGGTGGACAAGCTGCAGGAGCCCCTGTTAGAGGCGCTGAAGATATACACCCGTCGCAGACGCCCAAACAAGCCTCACATGTTCCCCCGCATGCTGATGAAAGTCACAGACTTGCGAGGAATCAGTACCAAAG GTGCAGAGAGAGCCATCACACTGAAAACAGAGATCCCAGGGCCCATGCCTCCCCTCATCAGGGAGATGTTGGAAAACCCTGAGGCCTTTGAGGACAGCAGCGATTCAGGTGACAGCGCTTCAGCGGCAGCCCCTCCTGCTATTCAGGCTATCAAACAGGAGGAGACTACCAGATGTGAGTCAACtattgaggaggaagaggaagatgagcacTGGGATGAGGACAAAGACCGCAGTGCAGACAGTGACTGGGAGTCATGTGGGGAGGCAGTGGTGGACTTACAGAAACAAGGAAAACCCCAGTGA
- the LOC101073854 gene encoding retinoic acid receptor gamma isoform X1 translates to MKSGSGQVLPANLNGHFDLEPTTATPEVETITTTAERTAEPPPALSRMATNREHQLHHVTKFSRAMYPFTFNSMRSHSPFDFLASSHLFGQFGADLPKEMAALSVETQSTSSEEMVPSSPSPPPPPRIYKPCFVCQDKSSGYHYGVSSCEGCKFILERMTHHVTTLLYMGFFRRSIQKNMVYTCHRDKNCQINKVTRNRCQYCRLQKCFEVGMSKEAVRNDRNKKKKDVKEEVVLPENYELSGELEELVNKVSKAHQETFPSLCQLGKYTTNSSSDHRVQLDLGLWDKFSELSTKCIIKIVEFAKRLPGFTTLTIADQITLLKSACLDILMLRICTRYTPEQDTMTFSDGLTLNRTQMHNAGFGPLTDLVFAFAGQLLPLEMDDTETGLLSAICLICGDRMDLEEPEKVDKLQEPLLEALKIYTRRRRPNKPHMFPRMLMKVTDLRGISTKGAERAITLKTEIPGPMPPLIREMLENPEAFEDSSDSGDSASAAAPPAIQAIKQEETTRCESTIEEEEEDEHWDEDKDRSADSDWESCGEAVVDLQKQGKPQ, encoded by the exons AATCTGGGTCCGGTCAGGTCTTGCCAGCGAACTTGAATGGCCATTTCGATCTTGAGCCGACCACAGCAACTCCGGAGGTGGAAACAATAACAACGACTGCAGAGAGGACGGCGGAACCACCACCAGCACTTTCCAGGATGGCGACCAACAGGGAGCATCAGCTGCATCATGTGACCAAGTTCTCCCGTGCCATGTATCCGTTCACCTTTAACTCCATGCGGAGCCACTCTCCCTTCGACTTCCTGGCCAGCAGCCACCTTTTTGGCCAGTTTGGAGCAGACCTTCCCAAAGAGATGGCTGCTTTGT CGGTGGAGACCCAGAGCACCAGCTCGGAGGAGATGGTGcccagctccccctcccctcctccgccGCCCCGCATCTACAAACCGTGCTTCGTGTGCCAGGACAAGTCCTCCGGTTATCACTACGGCGTTAGCTCCTGCGAGGGCTGCAAG ttcatcctggagagaatgacgcaccacgtgactactctgctgtacatg GGTTTCTTTCGCCGCAGTATTCAGAAGAACATGGTTTACACCTGCCACCGTGACAAAAACTGTCAGATCAACAAAGTGACTCGAAACCGCTGCCAGTACTGCCGCCTCCAGAAGTGCTTTGAGGTTGGCATGTCCAAAGAAG cTGTGCGTAACgacagaaacaaaaagaagaaggatgtgaaggaggaggtggtgctTCCCGAAAATTACGAGCTGAGTGGAGAACTGGAGGAACTGGTTAATAAAGTCAGCAAAGCTCACCAAGAGACGTTTCCCTCTCTGTGCCAACTGGGAAAATACACCACG AACTCAAGCTCGGACCACAGAGTGCAGCTGGACTTGGGCCTGTGGGATAAGTTCAGCGAGCTGTCCACCAAGTGTATCATAAAGATTGTGGAGTTTGCCAAGCGGCTACCAGGCTTCACCACGCTCACCATCGCAGACCAGATCACCCTTCTCAAATCTGCATGTCTAGATATTCTG ATGCTGAGGATATGTACTCGTTACACCCCAGAACAGGACACAATGACATTCTCAGACGGCCTGACTCTGAACAGGACCCAAATGCATAATGCTGGCTTTGGTCCACTCACAGACCTGGTCTTTGCTTTTGCTGGTCAACTGCTGCCCCTGGAGATGGATGACACAGAGACAGGCTTGCTCAGTGCCATCTGCCTCATCTGTGGAG ACCGTATGGACCTGGAGGAGCCAGAAAAGGTGGACAAGCTGCAGGAGCCCCTGTTAGAGGCGCTGAAGATATACACCCGTCGCAGACGCCCAAACAAGCCTCACATGTTCCCCCGCATGCTGATGAAAGTCACAGACTTGCGAGGAATCAGTACCAAAG GTGCAGAGAGAGCCATCACACTGAAAACAGAGATCCCAGGGCCCATGCCTCCCCTCATCAGGGAGATGTTGGAAAACCCTGAGGCCTTTGAGGACAGCAGCGATTCAGGTGACAGCGCTTCAGCGGCAGCCCCTCCTGCTATTCAGGCTATCAAACAGGAGGAGACTACCAGATGTGAGTCAACtattgaggaggaagaggaagatgagcacTGGGATGAGGACAAAGACCGCAGTGCAGACAGTGACTGGGAGTCATGTGGGGAGGCAGTGGTGGACTTACAGAAACAAGGAAAACCCCAGTGA
- the LOC101073854 gene encoding retinoic acid receptor gamma-A isoform X4, translating into MLGLKRDMFDCMEALGLAPRPLYDVSGQGSCMLAKATPYFSGLDPFAWAGTSSIQSVETQSTSSEEMVPSSPSPPPPPRIYKPCFVCQDKSSGYHYGVSSCEGCKFILERMTHHVTTLLYMGFFRRSIQKNMVYTCHRDKNCQINKVTRNRCQYCRLQKCFEVGMSKEAVRNDRNKKKKDVKEEVVLPENYELSGELEELVNKVSKAHQETFPSLCQLGKYTTNSSSDHRVQLDLGLWDKFSELSTKCIIKIVEFAKRLPGFTTLTIADQITLLKSACLDILMLRICTRYTPEQDTMTFSDGLTLNRTQMHNAGFGPLTDLVFAFAGQLLPLEMDDTETGLLSAICLICGDRMDLEEPEKVDKLQEPLLEALKIYTRRRRPNKPHMFPRMLMKVTDLRGISTKGAERAITLKTEIPGPMPPLIREMLENPEAFEDSSDSGDSASAAAPPAIQAIKQEETTRCESTIEEEEEDEHWDEDKDRSADSDWESCGEAVVDLQKQGKPQ; encoded by the exons atgctgggattgaAGAGGGACATGTTTGACTGTATGGAGGCTCTGGGGTTGGCCCCGAGGCCCCTCTATGATGTGTCCGGGCAGGGATCCTGCATGCTCGCCAAAGCCACCCCTTACTTCTCTGGCCTGGATCCCTTCGCCTGGGCCGGAACTAGCAGCATTCAGT CGGTGGAGACCCAGAGCACCAGCTCGGAGGAGATGGTGcccagctccccctcccctcctccgccGCCCCGCATCTACAAACCGTGCTTCGTGTGCCAGGACAAGTCCTCCGGTTATCACTACGGCGTTAGCTCCTGCGAGGGCTGCAAG ttcatcctggagagaatgacgcaccacgtgactactctgctgtacatg GGTTTCTTTCGCCGCAGTATTCAGAAGAACATGGTTTACACCTGCCACCGTGACAAAAACTGTCAGATCAACAAAGTGACTCGAAACCGCTGCCAGTACTGCCGCCTCCAGAAGTGCTTTGAGGTTGGCATGTCCAAAGAAG cTGTGCGTAACgacagaaacaaaaagaagaaggatgtgaaggaggaggtggtgctTCCCGAAAATTACGAGCTGAGTGGAGAACTGGAGGAACTGGTTAATAAAGTCAGCAAAGCTCACCAAGAGACGTTTCCCTCTCTGTGCCAACTGGGAAAATACACCACG AACTCAAGCTCGGACCACAGAGTGCAGCTGGACTTGGGCCTGTGGGATAAGTTCAGCGAGCTGTCCACCAAGTGTATCATAAAGATTGTGGAGTTTGCCAAGCGGCTACCAGGCTTCACCACGCTCACCATCGCAGACCAGATCACCCTTCTCAAATCTGCATGTCTAGATATTCTG ATGCTGAGGATATGTACTCGTTACACCCCAGAACAGGACACAATGACATTCTCAGACGGCCTGACTCTGAACAGGACCCAAATGCATAATGCTGGCTTTGGTCCACTCACAGACCTGGTCTTTGCTTTTGCTGGTCAACTGCTGCCCCTGGAGATGGATGACACAGAGACAGGCTTGCTCAGTGCCATCTGCCTCATCTGTGGAG ACCGTATGGACCTGGAGGAGCCAGAAAAGGTGGACAAGCTGCAGGAGCCCCTGTTAGAGGCGCTGAAGATATACACCCGTCGCAGACGCCCAAACAAGCCTCACATGTTCCCCCGCATGCTGATGAAAGTCACAGACTTGCGAGGAATCAGTACCAAAG GTGCAGAGAGAGCCATCACACTGAAAACAGAGATCCCAGGGCCCATGCCTCCCCTCATCAGGGAGATGTTGGAAAACCCTGAGGCCTTTGAGGACAGCAGCGATTCAGGTGACAGCGCTTCAGCGGCAGCCCCTCCTGCTATTCAGGCTATCAAACAGGAGGAGACTACCAGATGTGAGTCAACtattgaggaggaagaggaagatgagcacTGGGATGAGGACAAAGACCGCAGTGCAGACAGTGACTGGGAGTCATGTGGGGAGGCAGTGGTGGACTTACAGAAACAAGGAAAACCCCAGTGA
- the LOC101073854 gene encoding retinoic acid receptor gamma isoform X2 — protein sequence MKSGSGQVLPANLNGHFDLEPTTATPEVETITTTAERTAEPPPALSRMATNREHQLHHVTKFSRAMYPFTFNSMRSHSPFDFLASSHLFGQFGADLPKEMAALSVETQSTSSEEMVPSSPSPPPPPRIYKPCFVCQDKSSGYHYGVSSCEGCKGFFRRSIQKNMVYTCHRDKNCQINKVTRNRCQYCRLQKCFEVGMSKEAVRNDRNKKKKDVKEEVVLPENYELSGELEELVNKVSKAHQETFPSLCQLGKYTTNSSSDHRVQLDLGLWDKFSELSTKCIIKIVEFAKRLPGFTTLTIADQITLLKSACLDILMLRICTRYTPEQDTMTFSDGLTLNRTQMHNAGFGPLTDLVFAFAGQLLPLEMDDTETGLLSAICLICGDRMDLEEPEKVDKLQEPLLEALKIYTRRRRPNKPHMFPRMLMKVTDLRGISTKGAERAITLKTEIPGPMPPLIREMLENPEAFEDSSDSGDSASAAAPPAIQAIKQEETTRCESTIEEEEEDEHWDEDKDRSADSDWESCGEAVVDLQKQGKPQ from the exons AATCTGGGTCCGGTCAGGTCTTGCCAGCGAACTTGAATGGCCATTTCGATCTTGAGCCGACCACAGCAACTCCGGAGGTGGAAACAATAACAACGACTGCAGAGAGGACGGCGGAACCACCACCAGCACTTTCCAGGATGGCGACCAACAGGGAGCATCAGCTGCATCATGTGACCAAGTTCTCCCGTGCCATGTATCCGTTCACCTTTAACTCCATGCGGAGCCACTCTCCCTTCGACTTCCTGGCCAGCAGCCACCTTTTTGGCCAGTTTGGAGCAGACCTTCCCAAAGAGATGGCTGCTTTGT CGGTGGAGACCCAGAGCACCAGCTCGGAGGAGATGGTGcccagctccccctcccctcctccgccGCCCCGCATCTACAAACCGTGCTTCGTGTGCCAGGACAAGTCCTCCGGTTATCACTACGGCGTTAGCTCCTGCGAGGGCTGCAAG GGTTTCTTTCGCCGCAGTATTCAGAAGAACATGGTTTACACCTGCCACCGTGACAAAAACTGTCAGATCAACAAAGTGACTCGAAACCGCTGCCAGTACTGCCGCCTCCAGAAGTGCTTTGAGGTTGGCATGTCCAAAGAAG cTGTGCGTAACgacagaaacaaaaagaagaaggatgtgaaggaggaggtggtgctTCCCGAAAATTACGAGCTGAGTGGAGAACTGGAGGAACTGGTTAATAAAGTCAGCAAAGCTCACCAAGAGACGTTTCCCTCTCTGTGCCAACTGGGAAAATACACCACG AACTCAAGCTCGGACCACAGAGTGCAGCTGGACTTGGGCCTGTGGGATAAGTTCAGCGAGCTGTCCACCAAGTGTATCATAAAGATTGTGGAGTTTGCCAAGCGGCTACCAGGCTTCACCACGCTCACCATCGCAGACCAGATCACCCTTCTCAAATCTGCATGTCTAGATATTCTG ATGCTGAGGATATGTACTCGTTACACCCCAGAACAGGACACAATGACATTCTCAGACGGCCTGACTCTGAACAGGACCCAAATGCATAATGCTGGCTTTGGTCCACTCACAGACCTGGTCTTTGCTTTTGCTGGTCAACTGCTGCCCCTGGAGATGGATGACACAGAGACAGGCTTGCTCAGTGCCATCTGCCTCATCTGTGGAG ACCGTATGGACCTGGAGGAGCCAGAAAAGGTGGACAAGCTGCAGGAGCCCCTGTTAGAGGCGCTGAAGATATACACCCGTCGCAGACGCCCAAACAAGCCTCACATGTTCCCCCGCATGCTGATGAAAGTCACAGACTTGCGAGGAATCAGTACCAAAG GTGCAGAGAGAGCCATCACACTGAAAACAGAGATCCCAGGGCCCATGCCTCCCCTCATCAGGGAGATGTTGGAAAACCCTGAGGCCTTTGAGGACAGCAGCGATTCAGGTGACAGCGCTTCAGCGGCAGCCCCTCCTGCTATTCAGGCTATCAAACAGGAGGAGACTACCAGATGTGAGTCAACtattgaggaggaagaggaagatgagcacTGGGATGAGGACAAAGACCGCAGTGCAGACAGTGACTGGGAGTCATGTGGGGAGGCAGTGGTGGACTTACAGAAACAAGGAAAACCCCAGTGA